actgaactcatataaattcatacaaattagccactaaactggcaaaatacttactttttctcgtgagatcaggctagtaTTTACATATTGAAGAGGCCATATTTAAATTGAAGATGTGTCACGATAGCAACACTATGAATGCAAAATCAATAATTTTACTAGCGCTAATGCTAGTCGTTAGGTTTTATAATGAAGATGTCTGAAATAAAAACACTGAACAATGAGTCCATAAAtcacattaataaatgtaatcaCACTCATTCAGTGAAGTTTAACAGAGACCCGCTCACTATCAGCACAATCCTTTATGGGAAATGGAAACACAGATACGATTATTTATTGATAATACATGCTTTATACACCAAACACAAGATGCTAAATTACACGCTTAGCACTTTCCCGTAGAAAACCATTGAAAGAAAACATTTAACATTCAGTTACAGTATCTTACTCCTGATGTTTACAGTTAGCTACTGTCATCAGTTGATGAGAAGGGATACATAGCAAGTGTGCACAGACATttgctttataataactacagtaAGTGCTAACAGagtacagtatataaataatCAGGTTGCATTTCAGTAACACACTGataataaatgtacacacattataTGTTTCCATGACAGAAATGACCAGGTATTATTTCGAGTagtgcaataaataaatgcagtaggGCTGAGCGGTAtgggtcattcatttattcatacatttttatcagagtccctttattaatccggggtcgccacagcggtatgaaccgccaacttattcagcacgtttttacacagcggatgcccttccagccgcaacccatctctgggagacatccacacacactcattcacactcatacactatggacaattttagcctacccaatcagaaaaaaaatacgGGCTAAACCatagcacccggagggaacccacgcaaacgcagggagaacatgcaaactccacacagaaacgccaactgacccagccgaggctcgaaccagcaaccttctagctgtaagAATGcagctatacagttgaagttgaagatgtttaacagagcaagaacattttcacagtatgtctggtaatattttttcttctggagaaagtcttattttgatttatttttggctagaataaaaaaaaaaaaaaaaacattttaaagacaaaattattagcccctttaagctatacggtctacagaacaaaccatcgttatacaataacttagttaattaccctaacctgcctaattaacttaattaacctagttaagcctttaaatgtcactttaatctgtatagaagtgtcttgataaatatgtagtaaaagctattatatttagaaatgtgtcaaaaaaatctgctctctgttaaacagaaattggggaacaaattAAACAGGGGCCATGTAGCGAAGGCTACCTGATAGCAGAGGCTAACTCGTTGTGTATAGCAGTGAACCAGGTGTGTCTGTTAGAACACGACAGAGGGAAGGATGAAAACAAACTGATTTATTGTGGCAAGTAAGTATGAACATGAGAGAGAAGAGCCAACTGTGAATATTAGCAGATGTACCATGAAGTGTCCAATTGGTTCCGGTGCACAGGTTAAGAGGATGATTTATAAAGCACAATTATTAGTAGCACACAGACGTGACGTTTAGGCCCAGCCTTGTGATTGGTCCGAAGTATGTGTATGAATACCGTGGTCCAATGAGCCTTCAGAGTGCTATGAGTCTATCACTTGGCCATTGACGCATAAGAGCCCTTTCCTCACAATATACTGAAGATTGCACTTGCTTAGCTGTTCATTGGTGATTTCCTGATTAAATGAGCGTGTAGCCGATGAGTTGTGCTTATGAAAGTTGTGGTTTCTCTGTAACAGACAAATAACAACACTCCAGCATCAGCAATCAGTAATATACATCATTACTTTAACAAACTTACACATGACAGCACTAACATATACATTATAGGCTCTTCCCTCACAAAATGAACATAATTGGATGTAATCACACTCTAACATCCACATTTACTAACAAACATTATACATTTGAATCACTTCAGCTGAACAAACAGTAAATAGCATCGCGATGCTAACGCATGCTAATTAGCACTATGACACATCAGGTATCTCTGTGATGACTGGGACTAATAAGTATAACTTCTGAATAATGGTTATAACCGGAACTGTACTCACTTTCATAACACGCACAGAAGCACAATTACATCCAGTCAGACACTCATTATAGCAGCAATACACGTTTCCAGCGCCACTTTAGTTAACGAGCCGCGCTCGGCAAAGTCTCGTGCAGCAACAGTTCACTCTGTATTAAGTATCGCCTATTTCGGTTTCGGTTTGTGACGCGATTTCAGAATAAAAGTCTCTGAGAGTCAACATTGCTCAACAGCCTTTTGCACAGCCGCCCCCAAATTGTGTGCAATTTGCTCATGTAAAAGGCTCAATTGTTAATCTGAAGTTGGTGGAGGGCATTGCTCATCCTCCTCAGACTCTGGGATTTCTGGGAGAACAATTAGTCGGACTGCCGGACGGGTGTAGATCTTGTCTTTGACCTTAATGTCTGCCGATCTCACGTGACCATCTGCGCTATGATGCACTTTTATCACTCTACCAATTGGCCAGAAAGCTCTGGGGAACTGGGGGTCCATCATCAAGACTACTGTACCCACTGTGAGGTCAGCTGGGGTGCcatgccacttctgtcagcacTGCAAGGATGGTAGGTAATACTTAATAAATCGAGACCAAAAGTGATCTGCCAAAACTTGACAGTACTGCCATCTCCGCTTGCTTAGGCCCTCCTCTTTACTGTACACTACAGGAGGTAGGGCTCCATCGAGCCGCCCCATCAGAAGAACATTCGGGGTTATAGCATCCAAGTCAGCAACACTGGATGAAGTGTAACCCAGTGGTTTCGTATTCAAAATGGCTTCAACCTCGAGTaaaacagtgtacagtacctcTTCTGAGACTGATTGGACACCCATCACGGTATGTAAAGCAGACTTGACTGACTTGATCTCCCTCTCCAAAGTACCCCCAAAGTGAGGAGCTGCAAGAGGATTAAAGCGAAAGTCAATCTTCTGTTTAGCTAGGAGCTGTTGGAGGTCCAAGGACATGCTGTTGAAGGAGTCACGAAGCTCTTTTTCTCCTCCTTTAAAGTTCGTGCCCTGATCAGAAAGAAGTTCAGCTGGAGTCCCTCTGCGAGCAATGAATCGTCTAAGACTCATAAGAAAAGAGTCTGTATCCATATTGTGCAGAAGATCCAGGTGAACTGCGCGTGTGGTCAAGCATTTATAGATGATTCCCCATCTCTTTTCTGAACGCCGTCCGATTCTTATTTGGAAGGGTCCGAAGCAATCGACCCCAGTGGAGTAGAATGCTGGCTTGTGTAGACGTAGGCGGGCTAAAGGCAAGTCTGCTAACTTTGGCACTAATGGCTTGGATTTCCACCTGCGGCATTCTTGACACTGCTGTTGCACCTTTCGGATTGCCTCCCTTCCACGAATGATCCAAAGATTGCGGCGCATCTCTGCGAACACTCGCTCAGGGCCTGGATGACAAAGACGAGCATCGTAGTCCTGAATAAGAAGCTTTGTGGCAGTATGTGCTGGATCCAAGACTATAGGATGCTTCAGGGCAGGATCCGACCCTTCGGCATCCGTCCATCTGCCGCCCCATGCAGCTCCTGGGCTGTGGCCTCAACCATTTCCTTCTAAGATGCAAAAGACTGCTCTTGTGATGTTTCTTGTCTCTCCGCTCTTGCTATCATTCCACATGAAGTAAGCTTCCTGAACTCAGTAGTGTCTAGATCAGGTTGCTTTCCTGGTGATGATTGCCATTCTTCAGGCCCTTTAAGGAGGAAGGGTGGCCCTTGACTCCACTGGTTCTGTCCTGCTAACTCTGCTAAGGTTTTTCCGCGGGTAACATCATCCGCTGGGTTCTGCAACGAGTCAATATGACGCCAGGAACTCCCTCCTGTAAGCTCCTGGATTTCAGCGACACGAGTGCCCACAAAGACTTTGTAGCGACATGACTCTGACTTCAACCAAGTTAGCACTGTTGTAGAGTCACTCCACAGTATTGTCTGATCTATGACCACTGTTAATTCTCGTGCAATTGTCTTTGCTAGTTGGGCAGCTGTCAGAGCACCACAGAGCTCAAGTCGGGGAATTGAATGCTGACGACGAGGTGCCACCCTGGACCTGGCCGCCAGGAATGCCAAAGACACCTGTCCCTGGCCGTCCTCAGTTCGAAGGTAAGAGACAGCTCCATAGGCCTTTTCGGAGGCATCACTAAATACGTGAATCTGCCTGGAGACAATCATCTGACTATGAGGAGTTGAAGCATACGGTCGAGGAAATGAAATGTGAGGCAACAAGTGTAGCTCTGACTCCCACTCTTTCCATGCCTCCTGCAGATCTTGGGGAATATGTGGGTCATCCCAGTCCCTCGGTTTGTCCCACATGCGCTGCACTATCAGCTTTGCGCGAGTCGTGTAGGGCAAGATAAATCCCAAGGGGTCGTATTGTCGTGCTAACACTTTGTAGATATTCCTCAGTGTCAAAGCTCCATACTCCAGAGGTCGGCTTCTGTATCTTAAAGTATCTGTCCCCCAGTGCCAGCTGAGTCCAAGGGCAGGTTCCAGCAGATCAGGCTCATCGTAGGAGAGCCATCGTTCCATACTGTCAGACCTCGCTTCCGCAGGCAGATGCTTGATGACGTCAGGTAAGTTACAGGCCCACTGCCGAATCTCAAACCCTCCAGATGCGAGAACTTCCCTGATTTGGTCCACTAGTTTCCTGGCCTCATCTGCAGTATCCACACTTTGGAGGCAGTTATCCACATAAAAGCATTGTTCAACTGAATGCCTGACTCCGTCTCCTTCCTTGCTGTGAGTCCTCGCATGCAGTTGGAGGGCAAAGGTGGCGCAGCAGGGTGAGCATGCAGTCCCAAATGGTAAGACCTGCCATTCATAGATATCCGGTGGTTCCATCCGCCTCATGTCTCGCCAAATGAACCTGAGGAGGGGCCGATCCCTTGGCAAAAGCTGAACCTGTTGGAACATGCTCTTGATGTCTCCACTGACTGCTACTGCATGTTGCCTGAATCTCAGTAAGACACCCAAAAGGGAAGCTCCCAGTGTTGGCCCAGGAAGGAGAGTGTCATTTAGATTTCGACCTTGGTGTTGGTAAGAACAATTGAAGACCAAACGGTTCTTTCCGTTGTGGCTCACCAAGTGGTGAGGTATATACCATGACTCTTCAGTGCTGGAGGCTTCACTTGGGTCAATCCTCTTCACTGCTCCAGTTTCTACCAGCTTGCGGATAGCTGCTCCATATTCATCAGCTCGTTGAGGGTCCCGGCTCAACCTTCTCTCTGTACTCCTAAGGCTTGGGAGAACAGCTTCTTTTCTAGATTTGAGAGGAGGTATGTCTCGTTTCCGAAGTAGGGGTGTGGCATACCTGAGAACGCCTGCAACGTTGACTCGTCTTGTCTCAGCCTCTAGGAGCTCAACTGCTTCCTTATCCTGCCTTGATCGCATTGCCTGTTTATCACTCTGACATGGTAGAGTGTCCATCCTCCAGAGCTTCTCCACATTCCGCATCAGTTCTGTTGTCTCAGGTGAAACGCTTGTGAGAAGACACAGACTGGTGTCTGACACCCAATGAGCAAAGGGTGTGGGTCCTTGGAGAGTCCATCCAAGTCTGGTGTGAATAGCTGCCGGTCCTCCTGAAGGGCCCAGTCTTACTGGTTCAATTGGAGTAAGTAAGTGGGGGTAATCAGCTCCGATTAGAACAAGTGGCTTGACACGGCTGAATGGATGGAGGGGGATGTTTGCTAAGTGCTTATATTTCCTCTTCAGACTCATGATGGGGTATGAGTGGTCAGCTAGATCAAGGCGTGGAGAAGTGAATGCTTTTACTATCCGGAAAGTTTTCCTGGGATTGATGGGAGATGAGATACTGAATGAAACAGAGGATCCCTTAAGTGTTTGGACCTCTTGCCGTATGGTACGGAGAGCGATGTCTTCAGGCTTCTTCTGTAGGCCAAGCTTCTCGGCAGCTTCTGTGAGGAGCATTGTACGCTCCGACCCATCATCTAGAATAGCGTACGTGTCGAGTATATTGTCTTTATTTTGCAAGAGAACTCTGATGACTTTTAGCAGAACTCGAGAGGTTGTTGTGGGCCTGTCAAGATAAAGCACCTCTGTACTAGTGCTAACAAGACAGCTCTCTGCCTTTGGATGCTCATCTTTGGGAAGTGTGTTGACATCATGCAGAACTTTCAGATGCTTGCCTTGACATACACTGCAGAGCCTCTTAAGGTCACACTGAGCAGCCTGATGTGATCTCCCACATCTCCAACATCTTTTCTTAGCTCTTATCCACTCTCTCACTTCCTCACTAGTGAGATTCTGAATCTTGGGACACTTATTTAAAAAGTGCTCCGTACAGTCACAATATGGGCAGTAGGGTTTCACCTTGACTTTTCCCTTCTCTACACATGAGCTCTGACTTTCGGGTCTGAGTGCTTGATTTGGCATATAGCTCTCTGATCCATGTAGCACAGTGGCTGCTGGCTTACTGTGGCGTTTTTCAACCCGGTAGCTAGGTGTCCTTTGGAAGCGAACCTCTGTGGGGTTGTCATAGCCCTGGCACCACGACTCATATCTCAGCCATTCTGCCAGAtccagtagtgtgtgtgtatgcccaTGGCGATTAAACATCTGACGTCGAAAGTTTGCTCTCATCTCTATGGGAAGCTTAGTGAGGAGCCTGGCAACATGTGAGCCACATCTCAGCTCCACTTCCCCATCGGGGCCCAGGGTCTGCAGCATGCCTACAAGTGACTGTACATGCAGGGATAATCGCTCAAAGCCAACTGTGTCTCCCCTTCGGACCTCAGGTGAATCCATTACTGCTGCAATCCGTTTTAAAGCTACATGATTCGGTTGACCAAACTTTTTATTTAAGGCCGCCATAGTGTCTGAATAAGGCATGGGGGAGTTTATATTCGAGTCGGCAATAAGACAAGCTTCCTCAAGTCTTAAATGATCCACAAGAACCTGATATTTAAAGAGCTCAGTAGCATCAGCGGGCAACAAGTTTGTTAAGGCTAATTTCAGCCTAGAGAACTCCATCGGGTCTTTATTAACAAAGAGAGGTATTTTAGGTGTTGGCCCTTTGTAATCCCCTCCACTTAAAGTGGTTAATACTGGCGTGAATTGTCTACCTTGGTAAGAGTTTGGACGGTGTTGGTGGGGCCTGGGTTGGTAGTGAGAAACAGGTTCCTCAACATGAGTAGTTCGACGTTGTGAATTAATGATGGGTGGAAAAGATTCTGGCTGCTGTAACCAGGACTGTGCTCCGTATTGTTCATGACGTCGGCTAGGCATAGGGCGACCTGAGTCATGAGGTGTGGAGTGCAAACGTGAATGTGCTGTAATGCTAGAGGTTGCATTGTCCCGCATGAGCTGCAACTCACCCATCATCCTATCTATAACAGTGACTACTCTTAACTCCTCCCCTACTATGGATGCTGGTGGATATTGTGAGGAAGGCCATGGTGGTGGTGGCAGTCTATCATCACATTCCTCTTCCCTTAGTAGAGCGAAATTATCAGATAATGGAGGTGGCGGCAATGGCCAGTGTTCTGTAATAAGTTCCTGTTGATCTACTGTGCGCCCCCTGTCTGAGGATTTCTCTGGGTGTCCTACCCTTCTAGTATCAGGAAGGGATGTATAACTATGCTGTAAACTCTCATCAGCCCTTTGTCTTGGCATGCTCTCTCTATGTGACACAATCTGTTCAATAACCTCTTCAGTATAGGGCATTGGGGTGCATGGCCCTCTTAAGCTCATAGCTCCAAGGCTCTCATCCTGGTGAAAGGAGTAATCGTCATGCTCATTTGGTGCACCACTCCACCTAACATGAGGCTGTGGGCTCCAATGTTCCTCTCTATATGTGTGATGTGCTGGGCTGTTATGTATGGGCTCACGCACCTTTGTTCGCACTGCACCGACTTCATAGTCTCTCAAGTATGATGGCTGTCTTATTTGCCTTTTGGGCCGAGTATGTGGGGCCCAGAATCCTTCACCACTCTGTTCCATACTCCCAGCACAGCtgctccggctcgaaggaccaaAATTGTAGCGAAGGCTACCTGATAGCAGAGGCTAACTCGTTGTGTATAGCAGTGAACCAGGTGTGTCTGTTAGAACACGACAGAGGGAAGGATGAAAACAAACTGATTTATTGTGGCAAGTAAGTATGAACATGAGAGAGAAGAGCCAACTGTGAATATTAGCAGATGTACCATGAAGTGTCCAATTGGTTCCGGTGCACAGGTTAAGAGGATGATTTATAAAGCACAATTATTAGTAGCACACAGACGTGACGTTTAGGCCCAGCCTTGTGATTGGTCCGAAGTATGTGTATGAATACCGTGGTCCAATGAGCCTTCAGAGTGCTATGAGTCTATCACTTGGCCATTGACGCATAAGAGCCCTTTCCTCACAATATACTGAAGATTGCACTTGCTTAGCTGTTCATTGGTGATTTCCTGATTAAATGAGCGTGTAGCCGATGAGTTGTGCTTATGAAAGTTGTGGTTTCTCTGTAACAGACAAATAACAACACTCCAGCATCAGCAATCAGTAATATACATCATTACTTTAACAAACTTACACATGACAGCACTAACATATACATTATAGGCTCTTCCCTCACAAAATGAACATAATTGGATGTAATCACACTCTAACATCCACATTTACTAACAAACATTATACATTTGAATCACTTCAGCTGAACAAACAGTGAATAGCATCGCGATGCTAACGCATGCTAATTAGCACTATGACACATCAGGTATCTCTGTGATGACTGGGACTAATAAGTATAACTTCTGAATAATGGTTATAACCGGAACTGTACTCACTTTCATAACACGCACAGAAGCACAATTACATCCAGTCAGACACTCATTATAGCAGCAATACACGTTTCCAGCGCCACTTTAGTTAACGAGCCGCGCTCGGCAAAGTCTCGTGCAGCAACAGTTCACTCTGTATTCAGTAGCGCCTATTTCGGTTTCGGTTTGTGACGCGATTTCAGAATAAAAGTCTCTGAGAGTCAACATTGCTCAACAGCCTTTTGCACAGGCCATAAACTTCAAATATGGTCTTATTCTGTAAAGGATGTATGTTATTAATagtttgttcttaattgttttgtttgttttactgatTTTATTGTCTGCCTAAAGCAACGTTGTAGCACttttttgcccaagacaaatttcttCTCTGGGAAAAATAAAGTTGATCCTAATTGTAATCCTAATTAGAAcagcatattcatttatttattcattttttttcggcttagtttttattaataaggggaataaaccgccaatttatccagcatatgtttgatgcagcggatgcccttctagccgcaacccaacactgggaaacacccacacactcttgcattcacacaaatacactacggccaatttagtttactcaattcacctatagcgcatgtgtttggactgtggggggaaccacaGTGAGGTCATTATGagactattcaccttattctctgtggacgagcgggcgctgccatttgaatcttttaggcacaagacttccggtctcattcacttcattcatttttagacaataaaaactgcttgtttcgctgtttgatgttgcaaactgatatttccttgttatattattctacttggtctgtatagtcatgcaaacatttgtttgtaga
The DNA window shown above is from Danio rerio strain Tuebingen ecotype United States chromosome 25, GRCz12tu, whole genome shotgun sequence and carries:
- the LOC141380914 gene encoding uncharacterized protein → MEQSGEGFWAPHTRPKRQIRQPSYLRDYEVGAVRTKVREPIHNSPAHHTYREEHWSPQPHVRWSGAPNEHDDYSFHQDESLGAMSLRGPCTPMPYTEEVIEQIVSHRESMPRQRADESLQHSYTSLPDTRRVGHPEKSSDRGRTVDQQELITEHWPLPPPPLSDNFALLREEECDDRLPPPPWPSSQYPPASIVGEELRVVTVIDRMMGELQLMRDNATSSITAHSRLHSTPHDSGRPMPSRRHEQYGAQSWLQQPESFPPIINSQRRTTHVEEPVSHYQPRPHQHRPNSYQGRQFTPVLTTLSGGDYKGPTPKIPLFVNKDPMEFSRLKLALTNLLPADATELFKYQVLVDHLRLEEACLIADSNINSPMPYSDTMAALNKKFGQPNHVALKRIAAVMDSPEVRRGDTVGFERLSLHVQSLVGMLQTLGPDGEVELRCGSHVARLLTKLPIEMRANFRRQMFNRHGHTHTLLDLAEWLRYESWCQGYDNPTEVRFQRTPSYRVEKRHSKPAATVLHGSESYMPNQALRPESQSSCVEKGKVKVKPYCPYCDCTEHFLNKCPKIQNLTSEEVREWIRAKKRCWRCGRSHQAAQCDLKRLCSVCQGKHLKVLHDVNTLPKDEHPKAESCLVSTSTEVLYLDRPTTTSRVLLKVIRVLLQNKDNILDTYAILDDGSERTMLLTEAAEKLGLQKKPEDIALRTIRQEVQTLKGSSVSFSISSPINPRKTFRIVKAFTSPRLDLADHSYPIMSLKRKYKHLANIPLHPFSRVKPLVLIGADYPHLLTPIEPVRLGPSGGPAAIHTRLGWTLQGPTPFAHWVSDTSLCLLTSVSPETTELMRNVEKLWRMDTLPCQSDKQAMRSRQDKEAVELLEAETRRVNVAGVLRYATPLLRKRDIPPLKSRKEAVLPSLRSTERRLSRDPQRADEYGAAIRKLVETGAVKRIDPSEASSTEESWYIPHHLVSHNGKNRLVFNCSYQHQGRNLNDTLLPGPTLGASLLGVLLRFRQHAVAVSGDIKSMFQQVQLLPRDRPLLRFIWRDMRRMEPPDIYEWQVLPFGTACSPCCATFALQLHARTHSKEGDGVRHSVEQCFYVDNCLQSVDTADEARKLVDQIREVLASGGFEIRQWACNLPDVIKHLPAEARSDSMERWLSYDEPDLLEPALGLSWHWGTDTLRYRSRPLEYGALTLRNIYKVLARQYDPLGFILPYTTRAKLIVQRMWDKPRDWDDPHIPQDLQEAWKEWESELHLLPHISFPRPYASTPHSQMIVSRQIHVFSDASEKAYGAVSYLRTEDGQGQVSLAFLAARSRVAPRRQHSIPRLELCGALTAAQLAKTIARELTVVIDQTILWSDSTTVLTWLKSESCRYKVFVGTRVAEIQELTGGSSWRHIDSLQNPADDVTRGKTLAELAGQNQWSQGPPFLLKGPEEWQSSPGKQPDLDTTEFRKLTSCGMIARAERQETSQEQSFAS